Proteins from a genomic interval of Mycobacterium conspicuum:
- a CDS encoding TIGR03084 family metal-binding protein produces the protein MAGPGPVVADLRAESDDLDALVAALAPDRWAAPTPAPGWTIAHQVGHLLWTDRVALLSITDEAGFASTLAAAATDPGGFVDAGAEELASVPPAELLADWRETRARLHDALLTVADGRKLPWFGPPMSAASMATARLMETWAHGLDVADALGVQRPATDRLRSIAHIGVRTRDYAFVVNNLTPPSEPFLVELRGPSGDVWSWGPSDAAQRVTGLAEDFCFLVTQRRPLATLDITAEGADAQHWLTIAQAFAGPPGPGR, from the coding sequence ATGGCTGGACCCGGACCCGTGGTGGCTGACCTGCGCGCCGAAAGCGACGACCTGGACGCGTTGGTGGCGGCGCTTGCACCGGACCGCTGGGCCGCTCCGACGCCCGCGCCGGGCTGGACCATCGCCCACCAGGTCGGGCACCTGTTGTGGACCGACCGGGTCGCGCTGCTGTCGATCACCGACGAGGCCGGGTTCGCCTCGACGTTGGCCGCGGCGGCGACCGACCCGGGTGGTTTCGTCGACGCGGGCGCCGAGGAGCTGGCGTCGGTACCGCCGGCCGAGCTGCTCGCCGACTGGCGGGAGACCCGCGCGCGCCTGCACGACGCGCTGCTGACGGTTGCCGACGGCCGCAAACTGCCGTGGTTCGGCCCGCCGATGAGCGCGGCGTCGATGGCCACCGCGCGGCTGATGGAGACCTGGGCGCACGGGCTCGACGTCGCCGACGCCCTCGGCGTGCAACGGCCCGCCACCGACCGGCTGCGGTCCATCGCGCACATCGGCGTGCGGACCCGGGACTACGCGTTCGTCGTCAACAACCTGACTCCGCCGAGCGAGCCATTCCTGGTCGAGCTGCGCGGGCCTTCCGGCGATGTCTGGTCCTGGGGACCGTCGGATGCGGCGCAACGCGTGACGGGGTTGGCCGAGGACTTCTGTTTCCTGGTCACTCAACGCCGCCCGCTGGCCACCTTAGACATCACGGCCGAGGGCGCCGACGCGCAGCACTGGCTGACGATTGCGCAGGCCTTCGCCGGGCCTCCGGGTCCGGGGCGCTGA